From the Meleagris gallopavo isolate NT-WF06-2002-E0010 breed Aviagen turkey brand Nicholas breeding stock chromosome 19, Turkey_5.1, whole genome shotgun sequence genome, one window contains:
- the EXOSC2 gene encoding exosome complex component RRP4, with amino-acid sequence MAAVAMRLPVIRKAVGPSGRRSGEKHLVVPGDTITTDTGYMRGHGTYVDEEKLVASVAGAVERVNKLVCVTPLKTRYNGEVGDIVVGRITEVQQKRWKVETNSRLDSILLLSSMNLPGGELRRRSAEDELAMRDYLQEGDLISAEVQSVFSDGAVSLHTRSLKYGKLGQGVLVQVSPSLVKRQKTHFHDLPCGASVILGNNGFIWIYPTPEQKDEEAGGFTTNLEPVPLSDREVISRLRNCIVALVTQKLMLFDTSILYCYEASLPHQIKDILKPEVMEEIVLETRQKLLDLEG; translated from the exons ATGGCGGCGGTGGCCATGCGGCTGCCGGTGATCCGCAAGGCGGTGGGGCCGAGCGGGCGGCGGAGCGGTGAGAAGCACCTGGTGGTGCCCGGAGACACCATCACTACGGACACGGGATACATGAG GGGCCACGGCACCTACGTGGACGAGGAGAAGCTCGTGGCCTCGGTGGCCGGCGCTGTGGAGAGGGTGAACAAGCTGGTGTGCGTCACGCCGCTGAAGACCAG GTACAACGGCGAGGTCGGAGACATCGTGGTCGGAAGGATCACGGAG gttcAGCAGAAACGATGGAAAGTGGAAACCAATTCCAGGCTGGATTCAATCCTGTTGTTGTCGTCTATGAATTTACCTGGTGGGGAACTG AGAAGGAGATCAGCAGAAGACGAGCTTGCAATGAGGGACTATCTGCAGGAAGGGGACCTCATCAGT GCAGAGGTCCAGTCTGTATTTTCTGATGGGGCTGTGTCGCTGCACACCAGGAGTCTGAAATATGGGAAG CTGGGCCAGGGTGTGCTTGTTCAGGTCTCGCCCTCCCTTGTGAAACGCCAGAAGACTCACTTCCATGACTTGCCCTGTGGTGCATCTGTGATCCTCGGCAACAACGGTTTCATCTGGATCTACCCAACTCCAGaacagaaagatgaagaagCAGGCGGCTTTACAACCAACTTAGAG CCAGTTCCCCTGTCTGACCGGGAGGTGATTTCACGGCTCCGAAACTGCATTGTGGCTCTGGTTACTCAGAAGTTGATGCTCTTTGACACTAGCATCCTGTATTGCTATGAGGCATCCCTTCCTCATCAG ATCAAGGACATTCTCAAACCAGAGGTGATGGAGGAGATTGTTCTGGAAACCCGACAGAAGTTGCTGGATCTAGAGGGATAG